One region of Mycolicibacterium lutetiense genomic DNA includes:
- a CDS encoding MCE family protein produces MTHKNRSIATALIVVVCVAAGGWYVFGRTDRARTVHADFGYINGIYPGSKVTVLGVPVGRVTAVTPQGTTVRVTMTLPDDVTLPAEPDAYVVSPALISDRSVELGPAYSGSGPTLADGHVIGADHSHSPITFDTMLGSLSTLTSAIGPQQGDIGAVLSRGAEQWHDQGKLFNSAMRNLSAASGVLGARAEDIGAVVDNLSTLMAAFNQRQVSLNQMVDELGQVGGSWADANVDIAAPMADLKVVLDQVDTFVAQHGDDLGTIAANLNAVGDVLTAKQPQLAEFMDLVPLMMQNLSNTVGPDRRGRIRLNVSTVLTQFAAAQNFCDRNMLPMCVGAGITNPISYPISRSDPLGIVSAVTGNAPAPNPKYPR; encoded by the coding sequence ATGACGCATAAAAACCGGAGCATTGCGACCGCCCTCATCGTCGTCGTGTGCGTGGCCGCCGGCGGCTGGTACGTCTTCGGCCGCACCGACCGGGCCCGGACCGTGCACGCCGACTTCGGCTACATCAACGGCATCTACCCGGGCAGCAAGGTCACCGTGCTCGGGGTGCCGGTGGGACGGGTCACCGCAGTGACACCGCAGGGCACCACGGTGCGGGTCACCATGACGCTGCCCGACGACGTCACGCTGCCCGCCGAGCCCGATGCCTACGTGGTGAGCCCGGCGCTGATCAGCGACCGCAGCGTCGAACTCGGTCCGGCCTACAGCGGTTCCGGACCCACCCTGGCCGACGGGCACGTCATCGGAGCCGACCACAGCCACTCCCCGATCACCTTCGACACCATGCTGGGCAGCCTGAGCACACTGACCTCGGCGATCGGTCCGCAACAAGGTGACATCGGGGCGGTGCTGAGCCGCGGCGCCGAACAGTGGCACGACCAGGGCAAGCTGTTCAACTCCGCGATGCGCAACCTCAGCGCCGCCAGTGGCGTCCTCGGCGCCCGGGCCGAAGACATCGGCGCGGTGGTGGACAACCTCAGCACGTTGATGGCCGCGTTCAATCAGCGGCAGGTGTCGCTGAACCAGATGGTCGACGAACTCGGCCAGGTCGGTGGCAGCTGGGCCGACGCCAACGTCGACATCGCCGCGCCCATGGCCGATCTCAAGGTCGTGCTCGATCAGGTCGACACCTTCGTCGCCCAGCACGGCGACGATCTGGGCACCATCGCGGCCAACCTCAACGCCGTCGGCGACGTGCTGACCGCCAAGCAACCGCAGCTCGCCGAGTTCATGGACCTGGTGCCGTTGATGATGCAGAACCTGTCCAACACCGTCGGCCCCGACCGGCGCGGCCGGATCCGGCTGAACGTGTCCACGGTGCTGACCCAGTTCGCCGCGGCCCAGAACTTCTGCGACCGCAACATGCTGCCGATGTGTGTGGGTGCCGGGATCACCAACCCGATCTCCTATCCGATCAGCCGCTCGGACCCGCTGGGCATCGTGTCGGCCGTGACCGGCAACGCACCGGCGCCGAACCCGAAGTACCCGAGGTGA
- a CDS encoding MlaD family protein: MRVSLVRTATGCAVIVAAAGVWALSDVGIQDLPLGRTSPTDTMAVTVVLPTADGITIGADVRNGQKVVGRVSGMNLAASGASVQLSLADADGLDSGTVASVELPSALGNPFVRLSSPRQLPERALRDGDVIPPSHTELGPQIESALATFGALLSRSGVDQLATIVTELDKAFGGRAEKVRGLIDSMSLLAAKASEHQGEFDQAMSLAANITGQFDHEQKTVAGYLDAVPKVVALLDVQRAKLQTLFSSTTALAATANNVLSSTDLKAMVTDAGTVVQTMGAFNDRLGGMLTAMNTFLEKFGNSVHGDYLMFDGALDIPGTIDKLLTGGLIVNGTPITGDVALEGFLSGGLK; the protein is encoded by the coding sequence ATGCGTGTATCCCTGGTTCGCACCGCCACCGGCTGCGCCGTCATCGTCGCCGCTGCCGGCGTGTGGGCGTTGAGCGATGTCGGCATTCAGGATCTACCGCTCGGTCGCACCTCCCCCACCGACACCATGGCCGTCACCGTGGTGCTGCCCACCGCCGACGGCATCACGATCGGCGCCGACGTCCGCAACGGGCAGAAAGTGGTGGGCCGGGTCAGCGGGATGAACCTGGCCGCCTCAGGTGCCTCGGTGCAGCTGAGCCTGGCCGACGCCGACGGCCTGGATTCCGGGACCGTGGCCAGCGTGGAACTGCCCTCGGCCCTGGGTAATCCGTTCGTGCGGCTCAGCAGTCCCCGGCAGCTGCCAGAGCGGGCGCTGCGTGACGGCGACGTGATTCCGCCCAGTCACACCGAGCTGGGGCCGCAGATCGAAAGTGCGCTGGCCACATTCGGCGCATTGCTGTCCCGCAGCGGCGTCGACCAACTGGCCACCATCGTCACCGAATTGGACAAGGCATTCGGTGGCCGCGCCGAGAAGGTCCGCGGACTGATCGATTCGATGTCGTTGCTGGCGGCCAAGGCGTCGGAACATCAGGGCGAATTCGACCAGGCAATGAGCCTGGCCGCCAACATCACCGGGCAGTTCGACCACGAACAGAAGACCGTGGCGGGCTACCTGGACGCGGTGCCCAAGGTGGTGGCGTTGCTCGACGTGCAACGCGCCAAGCTGCAGACCCTGTTCTCTTCCACCACCGCCCTGGCCGCGACGGCCAACAACGTGTTGTCGTCGACCGACCTCAAAGCCATGGTGACCGACGCCGGCACCGTCGTGCAGACGATGGGCGCCTTCAACGACCGGCTCGGCGGGATGCTCACCGCGATGAATACGTTCCTGGAGAAGTTCGGCAACTCGGTCCACGGCGACTACCTGATGTTCGATGGCGCCCTGGACATTCCGGGCACCATCGACAAACTCCTCACCGGAGGGTTGATCGTCAACGGCACCCCGATCACCGGGGACGTGGCCCTGGAGGGGTTCTTGTCGGGAGGTCTGAAATGA
- a CDS encoding MlaD family protein — protein sequence MRRLVVVQLAIFAVIAAIVIPFGIRYVAGPQGFRTPMTLTATMADAFGLTAGTSVTVRGVQVGTVDDVWLAPDGTAMVRLAIDPDTRIPRDAILTVGMGTAAGIQSVDIMPQSDAGPYLASGDTIAAPADRQPIQMDRIMGDTAHLVKGIDTQAVRDVGTELSNAFDGLGPDLAMLIDNASDMSTRIRNQTGQLQPLIDGTAELVTTMAGQGDPFVRGMAASARLANQLDGSGPAFLYLTDRSPAALSSLQRILDTYQGTFGATLANLATVTPVIGDRTDSLQTGLSTIPKGLQDLTSIVKVDATGQTRADFSLIATQGPVCNYDVDRRAIGDVSPTEPNLVMYCPPAPDMLMRGAVNAPRPNDLGLQTSQTPGYPIGPEVVTDPVKIPTLAQLAYKWRSILKGGPQ from the coding sequence ATGAGACGCCTGGTGGTGGTTCAGCTGGCGATCTTCGCGGTGATCGCCGCGATCGTCATCCCGTTCGGCATCCGTTATGTGGCCGGGCCGCAGGGTTTTCGGACACCGATGACGCTGACCGCGACGATGGCCGACGCGTTCGGCCTGACCGCGGGGACCAGTGTCACGGTGCGCGGCGTGCAGGTCGGCACCGTCGACGACGTCTGGCTGGCTCCGGATGGCACCGCGATGGTGCGGCTGGCCATCGACCCGGACACCCGGATCCCGCGCGATGCGATCCTGACCGTCGGGATGGGCACGGCCGCAGGCATCCAGAGCGTCGACATCATGCCGCAGTCCGACGCCGGCCCCTACCTGGCTTCAGGGGACACCATCGCCGCGCCCGCCGACCGCCAGCCCATCCAGATGGACCGGATCATGGGCGATACCGCGCATCTGGTGAAAGGCATTGACACCCAGGCAGTTCGGGATGTCGGCACCGAACTGTCGAACGCTTTCGACGGGTTGGGCCCCGACCTGGCCATGCTGATCGACAACGCGTCGGACATGTCCACCCGCATCCGCAACCAGACCGGCCAGCTGCAGCCACTGATCGACGGCACCGCTGAGCTGGTCACCACGATGGCCGGCCAGGGCGATCCATTCGTTCGGGGCATGGCAGCGAGCGCGCGACTGGCCAACCAACTCGACGGCAGCGGACCGGCATTCCTCTACCTGACCGACCGGTCACCGGCCGCACTGAGTTCCCTGCAGCGCATTCTGGACACCTATCAGGGCACCTTCGGCGCCACCCTGGCCAACCTGGCGACGGTGACCCCGGTCATCGGTGACCGCACCGATTCGCTGCAGACCGGACTGTCGACGATCCCCAAGGGCCTGCAGGATCTGACCTCGATCGTCAAGGTCGATGCCACCGGCCAGACCCGGGCCGATTTCTCGTTGATCGCCACGCAGGGGCCGGTCTGCAACTACGACGTGGACCGCCGAGCCATCGGCGACGTCAGCCCGACCGAACCCAACCTGGTGATGTACTGCCCGCCCGCGCCCGACATGCTGATGCGGGGCGCGGTCAACGCACCCCGACCCAACGATCTCGGCCTGCAGACCTCACAGACCCCCGGATATCCGATCGGACCCGAGGTCGTCACTGATCCGGTCAAGATCCCGACCCTGGCCCAGCTGGCCTACAAATGGCGCAGCATCCTGAAAGGCGGCCCGCAGTGA
- a CDS encoding mce associated protein mas1a, translated as MSKPEDDSVDDDRSESVLTLEKPSEDADPEVAEPASEPSPPGRTRRRLIAALIALVLLVATAALVMLSIGEYHHRRDDALRTDAVAMSRDYLVAMAAFDYQKMDANREHIVANSTPGFAAKYDEMVKALRDIVVTSKGVATATADHVVVDSLDGDTATVVAFVDQHVTNVTAPQGSNQKYRMVAKLVRSGDRWIVDDVQTV; from the coding sequence GTGAGCAAACCCGAAGACGACTCCGTCGACGACGACCGCAGCGAATCGGTGCTGACGTTGGAGAAACCCTCCGAGGACGCTGACCCTGAGGTCGCCGAACCCGCGTCCGAACCCAGCCCGCCCGGCCGGACCCGACGCCGCCTGATCGCGGCGCTGATCGCGCTGGTGCTGCTTGTCGCCACGGCCGCTCTGGTGATGTTGTCGATCGGCGAGTATCACCACCGCCGCGACGACGCCCTGCGTACCGACGCCGTTGCGATGTCACGCGACTATCTGGTGGCGATGGCGGCATTCGACTACCAGAAGATGGACGCCAACCGCGAGCACATCGTCGCCAATTCCACCCCCGGGTTCGCGGCCAAATACGACGAAATGGTCAAGGCGCTGCGCGACATCGTGGTGACCAGCAAGGGTGTCGCGACCGCGACGGCCGACCACGTCGTCGTCGACTCGCTCGACGGTGACACCGCAACCGTCGTCGCATTCGTCGACCAGCACGTCACCAATGTGACCGCGCCACAAGGTAGTAACCAGAAGTATCGGATGGTGGCCAAGCTGGTGCGCAGCGGTGACCGCTGGATTGTCGACGACGTGCAGACCGTGTAG
- a CDS encoding oxygenase MpaB family protein encodes MPATYVDLAAEARLTTTETRITVTQQIPRWIRKKDVDLSDALDFWSAAGAAANVVMQMSWPEVGYGVAESRVESGSLVHHPWKRLRTTAQYLTVAILGTDEEKNAYREAVNVAHRKVRSTDDSPVKYNAFNRELQLWVAACLFIFYEDTHQLLYGKMTEEQAEGFYQSAMTIGTTLQVLEEMWPATRADFDAYWNTACERVEMTPFVRDYLMVLVELRMINWPMRLILAPLLRFLTIGFLAPVFRDAMELEWTDTDRRRFEHLFLFVAVVNRFLPKSLRTGNYSVLIKDVRRRIRRKKALI; translated from the coding sequence ATGCCAGCGACGTACGTGGATCTGGCCGCCGAGGCGCGGCTGACCACCACCGAGACCCGCATCACCGTCACTCAGCAGATCCCGCGGTGGATCCGAAAGAAGGACGTCGACCTCTCCGACGCGCTGGACTTCTGGTCGGCGGCCGGGGCGGCGGCCAACGTCGTCATGCAGATGAGCTGGCCCGAGGTCGGGTACGGTGTCGCCGAAAGCCGGGTGGAGTCAGGCAGTCTGGTGCACCACCCCTGGAAGCGGCTGCGCACCACCGCGCAATACCTGACCGTGGCGATTCTCGGCACCGACGAGGAGAAGAACGCCTACCGCGAGGCCGTCAACGTCGCGCACCGGAAGGTTCGCTCCACCGACGACAGCCCGGTCAAATACAACGCGTTCAACCGGGAACTGCAGTTGTGGGTGGCGGCATGCCTTTTCATCTTCTACGAGGACACCCATCAGTTGCTCTACGGCAAGATGACCGAGGAGCAGGCCGAAGGTTTCTACCAGAGCGCGATGACCATCGGCACCACGCTGCAGGTGCTCGAGGAGATGTGGCCGGCCACCCGCGCCGACTTCGACGCCTACTGGAACACCGCCTGCGAACGCGTCGAGATGACCCCGTTCGTGCGGGATTACCTCATGGTTCTGGTGGAACTGCGCATGATCAACTGGCCGATGCGGTTGATCCTCGCACCGCTGTTGCGCTTCCTGACCATCGGCTTCCTGGCCCCGGTATTTCGGGACGCGATGGAACTGGAATGGACCGACACCGACCGGCGCCGCTTCGAGCATCTGTTCCTGTTCGTCGCGGTGGTCAACCGGTTCCTGCCCAAATCGCTGCGCACCGGCAACTACTCGGTGCTGATCAAGGATGTACGGCGCCGGATCCGTCGCAAGAAGGCCCTGATCTGA
- a CDS encoding oxygenase MpaB family protein: MWRYLQDRRFLFVLPRAVCLQSLHPTIATGITQHALLHRRVWLHHKRTVTQAIRIAFTEVDMRPYIRFAHEEVKGRDPAGRKYHALDPEVFHFQHATYVESLVLMVNTFIRKLDGDDHEQLYQECCAWYRRYGISSRPMPASWPEFCTYFEDACRTQLAAGEHFEPFRRQMFAPTDWWPRAVPRRAIRAMQHPRAAELTGTTVSARDRRSLQRFAVTSRALS, from the coding sequence CTGTGGCGCTACCTTCAGGATCGGCGGTTCCTGTTCGTCCTGCCGAGGGCAGTCTGCCTGCAGTCGCTTCATCCGACGATCGCCACCGGGATCACGCAGCACGCCCTGCTACACCGGCGAGTCTGGTTGCACCACAAACGCACGGTGACCCAGGCGATCAGGATCGCCTTTACCGAGGTCGACATGCGCCCGTACATCCGGTTCGCACATGAAGAGGTCAAGGGCCGCGACCCGGCCGGGCGGAAGTACCACGCGCTGGACCCCGAGGTGTTCCACTTCCAGCACGCCACCTATGTGGAAAGCCTTGTGCTGATGGTGAATACCTTCATCCGGAAGCTCGACGGCGACGACCACGAGCAGCTCTATCAGGAGTGCTGTGCGTGGTACCGGCGCTACGGAATCTCCAGCCGCCCGATGCCGGCCAGCTGGCCCGAGTTCTGCACATATTTCGAGGACGCCTGCCGCACCCAGTTGGCGGCGGGCGAGCACTTCGAGCCCTTCCGCCGGCAGATGTTCGCACCGACGGACTGGTGGCCACGGGCCGTGCCGCGGCGGGCGATCCGGGCCATGCAACATCCGCGGGCCGCCGAGCTGACGGGGACGACGGTCAGCGCCCGCGATCGGCGATCGCTACAGCGGTTCGCGGTGACCAGCCGAGCCCTGTCCTGA
- a CDS encoding sensor domain-containing protein: MTVTAALIGLTGCTSIVSGTAQTKAPSPEESKIEQIMLPIDELKAIVGANNLRFTSKSADMDNNFWKVRDPKCMSALFPAEDTEYLFSYWTAVRNQVAQDPDSDHRHWVQQTTVLYASEAEAQSRLTGAKKWWGICAGSSIPIREKSGDETSDRTWTIGDLVVDGDLIKQTTTREDTDGWACQHAMSSVSNMSLEAKVCGYQIRDQAATIVHKLIANAHR; this comes from the coding sequence GTGACTGTCACGGCAGCACTGATCGGCCTCACCGGGTGCACCAGCATCGTGTCCGGCACGGCACAGACCAAGGCTCCGTCACCCGAGGAATCCAAGATCGAGCAGATCATGCTGCCGATCGACGAGCTCAAGGCGATCGTCGGAGCCAACAACTTGAGGTTCACCAGCAAGTCCGCGGACATGGACAACAACTTCTGGAAGGTTCGAGATCCGAAGTGCATGTCCGCGCTCTTTCCGGCCGAAGACACCGAATATCTGTTCTCCTACTGGACGGCCGTCCGCAACCAGGTGGCCCAGGATCCCGACTCCGACCACCGCCACTGGGTGCAGCAGACCACAGTGCTCTACGCGTCCGAGGCCGAAGCCCAATCCAGGCTCACCGGCGCCAAGAAGTGGTGGGGAATATGCGCGGGATCCTCAATCCCGATCCGCGAGAAATCGGGCGATGAAACCAGCGACCGCACCTGGACCATCGGCGATCTCGTCGTCGACGGAGACCTGATCAAACAGACCACCACCCGCGAAGACACCGACGGATGGGCATGCCAGCATGCCATGTCGTCGGTCTCCAACATGTCGCTCGAGGCCAAGGTGTGCGGCTATCAGATCCGGGACCAGGCAGCCACCATCGTCCACAAACTGATCGCCAATGCTCACCGCTGA